The genomic stretch GCCCAGCCGAGTGTACAGGCCAGCAATGGGCGCAAGACGATGCCCCACGATGACGCGGCCGCGCTGCGGCGACAGAAGACGCTGGAGCGCGTGACGCTGGGCCCCGCCGCCGAGGCACATGAGCCCAAGAGTCATCGGCGACGCGCAACCACCCTCAAGGGCCGCAAGAAGGCACCCAGCGAAATGAACGTGAAGCACCTCGGCGGGCCGAAGAAGCGCCTGCCCCTTCACGGCGGCTAGCAGGTACACGTCGTGACGCGGCCCGCGCCCCGCGACCTCCGGGCAGGGGCCGTGCCCGTTTCAAGGGCCCGGTGGCCACAGCGCGCTGGCGCCAGGGTCCTCCGCCACGTAGACGGCCCACACGCGCTCTCCCGGGCGCCGCAGCAGGTCCGACGCGTGCGGTGAAGGCATGCGCCCTTCGACGCGCTGGCCATGCACCGTGAAGACGTAATCGAGCTGCACCAGGCGTCCGGCATGCAGCGTGGGCGCCACCTGACGCTCCACCCGCGTGATTTCAGCCGCCGCCGGCAGTCCCCAGACCAACGCCTTCAACTGGCGCTGCTGCTCGCGCCGCAGTGACACCGGCCAGCTCGTGCGCCGGAACAACAGCCCCATCCCGATGAAGATGGCGGACTGCAGGAGCAGAGGCCGCAGGAAGAACAGTCCCACCGGGAGCAGCATCCCCCCCGCCCACAGGGCCAGTGTTCCCAGGACGTAATGCTTGTGCAGCTTGGGCCGCGAGACGGCCGCGCGCTGTGCCCGGGTCAACCGGCGCGGTGGCAACGGAGGCGGTGGCCCTCGCGCGGCGCTCAAGGCCGCCTCCAGGCTCGCGCCGCACTTCATGCAGTGTGCCTCGGCGCCCACCGTGACGGCATGCCCGCAGCCAGGACAGACGATGCGGAACTCGCCCGACTCCGGCGAGAGGTACGGCGCGTCCAAGAAGATTCGAGCGCGGCGCATGGCACCACCATCGGAGCACCTCCCCCCGCGCCGCCGCAACCCGTCCCGGAATGCCATGACGGACGTTCCACGACACCACCAGACTTGGGCACCGGGGCCCGGCTGCTCCACTGCTCCCTGGCATCCCCCACCCAGCATTCCTACCTGTGTCGCTGGAGGTCGCATGCCAGAGAAGAGTCAGACGGAGCGCGTGAAGCGCGCGAAGCGGCAGGGAACGACGCTGGAGCTCAAGCCCACCGACGTGCATCTCGCCAGCGCGGACAGCACGCACCATGCGAAGAAGAGCGGCCGGCGGGCCCTGGGGAAACGGACCTTCGCGGACCGCAGCGTCAGTCCCCGCCACGCGCCAGGAACGGGCCTCACGGCGAAAAGCCGCAAGCTGCCCGAACCGGAGCCAGGCCAGAGCAGCACCTCGCGGCGCAAGACACTGCCGTCCGCGGCCGCCGTGGCCTACCGCAAGGAGGGCCGGCCCAAGAAGACGACAGGACGCGGCGATACAACTCCGCTGAAGGCGGGCAAGGTCTACAAACGCGCGGGCGCGCGGAAGACAAGCATCCGCGCCTGAGGCCCTTCCAGCCTGGAGCCATGCGCGATGAGCCATGACTCCAGGCCGAGGAAGGCGCCGCCAGGGCCTACGCGGCGTCCAGTCCTACGGGGGGCAGCGCGGCGGCCCTCCGTGGCTTCGACATGCCCATTGCCACGCGCACAGTGACGGCGCGAGGCGCGGCACGTTGGCCTGGAACCAGTTCCGCCAACCCGCGACCAGCGAGGGCCGCCCCTTCTCCCTGCATCAGGGCCGTCGCCGATCGGCCCGACTCTCTCACCAACGCGGCGTTCATCGACGAGCTCCGCGCCCTGCTGATGGGTTATCTCCAGCCCCTGACTCAAGACGTCGGGCGAGGAAAACCCGCCCGTTCACGAGCCCGCGGCCGGACCTCCGCGCGAGCGATATAGCCCACCCGCGGCGTCCGTTCCCCCTCGCGCTCAATCCGCGGGGGCGACGCCGTTCACCACCTCGGCCAGCCTGCGAACCTCGTCGTGCAGCTCGCGCAACTGTCCCAGGTTGCGCTGAAGGAGCGCGTCGATCTGCTCGCCCCGCTGCACGTCGCCTCGTGCCACGGCGTCCTCACGCTCGCGCGCCAGCCGCACCACGTCTCGCTCCACCAGTGCCGCCAGCCGCGCCATCTTCTCCAGCTCCCACTGGGCTGTTTGTGGCAGCTCGGGCTCGATGTCGTCGTTGTCCTCAGGCGGAGGAAAGGACACCTCTGGCTCGGGCACCTCTGGCTCGGGCACCTCTGGCTCGGGCGCCATCCGGGCCACCGTGACCTGGGGCGCCTCTTGCCGAGGCACGGGAGCGGGAGGCGCCACCGAGTGGGCCTTCACCGGCACAATACGAGGGGGCTGCGCGGGAGGAGGAGGAGGCACGGCCATGGCGAGCAGCGCGGCGGGCAGCGGCTCCGGCTCGGGCTGGGGCCAGAACTCCACGACGCCCAGTGCCACCGCGAGCACACCCGCACCGGTCAGAATCAAACGGTAACGAATCCGCATGGCCCCCCTCCCCGCCTCGGCGCTCAGAAACGCACCCGCCAGTCGCCGTCCTGGCGCTCCACCCGTAGCAACCACGGTGCCGGACGCTCGCGTCCACCATGGGCCACCCGGGCCCTCACGAGGACGGCCTCGGCGTCGCGCCCGTCCACCGTCGATTCGACAATCCCCACCAGCGTGAGGCCATGCCCCCGCAGCTCATGCACCGTCTCCACACAGGGTCGCGCGCTTCCCCCCGTGGCCAGCAGCGGTGCCAGGACCTCGCAGTCGCCCGCGGGCAGTGCCGAGAAGAAGTGGCGCACCACTGTCTCCGCGGCCCGCGTCTTCGACGCGTCGGAGGAACACCCGAGCGCGGCCAGCATCAGCCACCCCATCCACCTCGCTGGCGCGGACCGTCGTGACATGGCTCAGTAGCAGTTGGGGGCGAACAGCTCGTCATCCACGGCGGCGACGAACTGGTCATTGCACCAGCCGCTCACCAGGATGTGGCCGTTGCGCACACAGCTGTCGTGGTTGGTGGCGTCCACCGTGTATTGGGTATCCCCGCCGCACGTGCTGCCGCAGCGCCCAAAGCAGTTGCCCACCACCTTCGGCCGGTGCCAGTGGTTGGGCGAACCGCAATGCCAGGTGTCGCCGGCCAGAAAGAACTCGTCTCCGTCGCAGGAATAGTGGTCACCAAGCTGGGCCAGTTGCTGATTGCCGGGCCAGTCGAAGCCGCCCCGGTCGCAGTCGTGCGTCGCGTGGGCGTACCAGTTGTAACGGCCCTCGCAGCTCCCCGAGTTGCGCCCGTTGCACTGCGCATAGCTGCACAACATCGTGTAGCCACGCCCCTTCTCGCCCATCACCGTGCGCCGAAGTCCCACGGTGTCCGGGTACTGGGACCACACGCTCACCGCGCGGCGCAGGTACATGGCCGCGGGGGCCGCCGCGTCTCCGGCGGGGAGCGCCGCATCCAGTTCGCGATAGAGGGCGGTGAGCAGCGCGCGGTCCGCGACGCCCATCTGCGCGTCCGCGGCGTTCGCCTCCGCGAAGCCATCCAGCGTGGAGACGCCGCTGGCCGGCTCCATCAACCCGGTGAGCGTCAGTCCGCGCAGCCGGACCTCCAGGCGGTACACCCCTGGCTCCACCTCGCGGGAGGAGAACGTCACCGCCTCGTCTTCATGGACGAAGGTGCCCCGGGCGCCTCCTGGCGCGGCGGAGAGCGACAGGCCCGCCTGCCGCGAGTAGAGCTCATCGCCCGTCTTCGCGGCGCCGCCACACGCACACGCCGCCAGTACCACGCTCCACCACAGGTTCGTGCGCATCCTCGGATTCCCCCCGGCCAGGAGCGGGCCCGAGTCCTCCTTCCTGCTCACGTCAGGGGAGCACGGCCCAGCGACGCAGAATGCTCGCACCGGACGAATTCGTGGATAGAGCCCGGCGGTCTCAGACGTCTGTCCGCGCGAAGACAGGCAGCGGGCCGGCGGCACGCGTCAGGCCGAAGTCTCCTTCGGGCAGGGACTCGTGGCCGCCAATCACCAGCAGCCCGCCAGGGACCAGCCGCGCCACCAACCGAGACAGGACCTCGCGCTGAAGCGGCGGCGCGAAGTAGGTGAAGGCGACGTTGCGGCATAGCACCAGGTGGAAGGGCCCGTCGGGCATCTGTGAGCGCAAGTCCTGCCGGCGGAAGTCCACCGCCCGCCGGTACTCCGGCGCCAGGCACGGTTCGTCGCCAGGCCCCGGAAAGGCGCGCTCCGCCCACGCACGCGGCAGCTCGCGCAACGCCCCACGTGGATAGCAACCCCGCGCCGCCCGCGCGAGCAGGCCCGCGTCCGCGTCGGTGGCCACCAACGACAGCCGTGCTCCCGGAAAGCGCGGCTCGAGTCCCAGGTGGAAGAGCACTGACAGCGTGTAGGGCTCCTCACCGGAGGCACAGCCCGCGCTCCACGCCCGCAGCGTGGCCTCGCCCCGCGCGCGCAGCGACGCCAGCCGGGCGGGCAGCAAGTCCTGGCACAGGACATCGAAGACGCGTGCGTCCCGGTAGAAGCGGGAGATGGTGACGCGGCACAGCGCGTCGAGCACGTCCCACTCCGAGGGCTCGGCCTCCAGCCGGGCGCGGTAGGCCCCGGGGTCTGACAGGCCCAGCGCCTTCAGCCTACGGCCGATGCGCTTGCACACCTGCCCCCGAACGCGCCGGAAGCCCTCCCAGCGAAGGCGCAGGCGGGGCGCGGCCCACTGCAACAACTCCACGCATTCACGGTCCGTCATCGGGTCGGCCTCCTCCTGGATGTCGGCACGGACGCCGCGCCCGGGCAAGGGAAGGCCGCTTGCACCGAGCGGAGGCGGACGGGATGTGGCATGACGCTCCGGCGTTGTCATTGGACCCCAGAGGAACCCACCCTTGAAGAGACTGAGCGCCCTCACCCTCTCCGCGGCACTGGCGTCTGCCGGCTGCACGCACACCCCCGCCGCGGCCCCCGAGCCCACCGCACAGCAGGCCCCGGCCGCCGCCGCGCCCAAGCCCGTGCCGCCTCCCGAAGGCGCCAGCGTCCTCTCCGGCACCCTGGCCGACTTCACCGCCGCGTGTGACGCGGACCTGGAGCGCACCCGCACGCAGGTGGCGGCCATCAAGGCGCTGGACGCGCGCGCGGCCGGCCAGGCCGTGCTCGCCGCCTATGACGAGGCCCAGGGCTCGCTGTTCGCCGCGGCCAACCGCTCCAGCCTCGCGCGCGAGGTGCATCCGGACGCGGCCTTCCGCGACGCCGCGCGCGAGTGCGAGCAGCGCGTGGACTCCGCCAACGTGGCGCTGTCCCAGGACCGCGGCGTCTATGACGTGCTGGCCTCGGTGGACCTGTCCAGCGCGGACGCGGCGACCCGGTACTGGATGGACCGCGCGCTGCTCGACTTCCGCCGCGCCGGCGTGGACCGCGACGACGCCACCCGCGCCAAGGTGAAGTCGCTCAACGAGGAGCTGCTCAAGCTGGGGCAGCAGTTCAGCAAGAACATCGCCGAGGACGTCCGCAAGGCGACCTTCAAGCCCTCCGAGCTGGACGGCCTGCCGGAGGACTACCGCAAGGCGCACCCGCCGGGCGCGGACGGGCTGGTGGTCATCACCACCAACTACCCGGACTACTTCCCCTTCATGACGTACGCGAAGAACGCGAAGGCGCGCGAGAAGCTGTGGCGCACCTACCGTCAGCGCGCGTACCCGGCCAACCAGGACGTGCTGGCGCAGCTCATCACCAAGCGCCACGAACTGGCCACGCTGCTGGGCTACGCGAGCTGGGCCGCGTACACCACCGAGACGAAGATGACGCGCACGCAGCAGGCGGCCGCGGACTTCATCGACCGGCTGGGCGTGGCCACCGAGGCCCGCGCGAAGCAGGAGTACGCGCAGCTCCTGGCGCGCAAGCAGCAGGACGTGCGGGGCGCCAAGGTGCTGGAGCCCTGGGACCAGGACTTCTACGAGGACCGGCTGCGCGCGGAGCGCTACAGCTTCGACTCGCAGGCGGTGCGGCCCTACTTCGAGTACGGCCGGGTGAAGGCGGGGGTGATGGACATCACCTCGCGCATCTGGGGCATCACCTACAAGCCGGTGAAGGACGCCCGGGTGTGGCAGCAGGAGGTGGAGACCTACGACGTGTTCGACGGCGACACGCTGCTGGGCCGCATCTACCTGGACATGCATCCGCGTGACGACAAGTACAAGCACGCGGCGCAGTTCGACCTCGTCGCGGGTCAGGCCGGCAAGCGCTATCCGGAGGCGTCGCTGGTGTGCAACTTCGCACGCCCCGGCGAGCTGATGACGCACGACGAGGTGGAGACCTTCTTCCACGAGTTTGGGCACCTGCTGCACGCCATCTTCGGCGGGCACCTGAAGTGGGCGGGCATCGCGGGCACCCGCGTGGAGTGGGACTTCGTGGAGACGCCGTCCATGCTGCTCCAGCAGTGGGCAGGCAACCCGGAGGTGCTGAAGGAGTTCGCGAAGCACCACGAGACGAACCAGCCCATCCCCGCGGAGATGGTGGAGAAGCTCCGCGCGTCGAAGGAGTTCGGCCAGGGCCTGTGGGCGCGGCGGCAGCTGTTCCTGTCCGCGGTAAGCCTGGACTACTACTCGCGCGAGCCGGGCTTCGACACGACCGAGGCCCTGGTTGCCCTGCAGACCAAGCTCAGCCCCTTCAAGCACGAGCACCGTGACGGCACGCACTTCGAGGTGGCCTTCGGGCACCTGGATGGTTACTCGGCGGCCTACTACACGTACCTCTGGTCCTCCGTCATCGCGAAGGACCTGGAGACCGAGTTCCAGAAGAAGGGCTTCCTCGACCAGGAGACGGCGATGAAGTACCGCCGCACCGTGCTGGAGCCCGGCGGCTCCAAGCCCGCCGCCGGGCTGGTGAAGGACTTCCTCGGGCGCGAGTACGGCTTCGACGCGTACCGCGCGTACCTCGACGCGAAGTAAACAGCCCGCGGCACCCACGCGAACGCAGCTTGCACGCCGTAGGCTGCGTTCGCCCGCGGTTCCCTCGCCGGGAACTTCGCTACCTACTCGCGCCAATCTCTTCCCAGCGCGCTTCCGGGTAGCCAACGCCGTCCTGCCCCCTGAAACGACGAAGAGGTCCACCAGGCTACGTTCCTGGGTGGAGAGCACATTGCTACGGCTTCGGCTGTCCCGGCTTCGGATGGGGCAGTGTGGAGGGGGGTAGCCGACGTGACACCCATGCATCGACGAAGAGGGGGCTGGCTCTTCCTTGCGGGCGCAAGTCTCGCCCTGCTGGTGACCAGCTGCACCGATGACGGCCCAATAGCTCGGATCAAACCCGACGAGGAGGTGCCAGGAGAACCGGGTCCACCGGGGCAGCCCCCGGTGGCAGGCGAGTGCGAGAACGCGCCCCAGACTCCGGGGCGCGTCACGCTCCACCGTCTCAACCGCGCGGAATACAACGCCACCGTGCGGGACCTGCTGGGAGATACCACCCAGCCGGCCAAGGACTTCCCTATCGACGACCACGGCTACGGCTTCGACAACATCGCCGACGTGCTCTCGCTGTCGCCGCTGTTGATGGA from Myxococcus xanthus encodes the following:
- a CDS encoding CheR family methyltransferase, yielding MTDRECVELLQWAAPRLRLRWEGFRRVRGQVCKRIGRRLKALGLSDPGAYRARLEAEPSEWDVLDALCRVTISRFYRDARVFDVLCQDLLPARLASLRARGEATLRAWSAGCASGEEPYTLSVLFHLGLEPRFPGARLSLVATDADAGLLARAARGCYPRGALRELPRAWAERAFPGPGDEPCLAPEYRRAVDFRRQDLRSQMPDGPFHLVLCRNVAFTYFAPPLQREVLSRLVARLVPGGLLVIGGHESLPEGDFGLTRAAGPLPVFARTDV
- a CDS encoding M3 family metallopeptidase; this encodes MKRLSALTLSAALASAGCTHTPAAAPEPTAQQAPAAAAPKPVPPPEGASVLSGTLADFTAACDADLERTRTQVAAIKALDARAAGQAVLAAYDEAQGSLFAAANRSSLAREVHPDAAFRDAARECEQRVDSANVALSQDRGVYDVLASVDLSSADAATRYWMDRALLDFRRAGVDRDDATRAKVKSLNEELLKLGQQFSKNIAEDVRKATFKPSELDGLPEDYRKAHPPGADGLVVITTNYPDYFPFMTYAKNAKAREKLWRTYRQRAYPANQDVLAQLITKRHELATLLGYASWAAYTTETKMTRTQQAAADFIDRLGVATEARAKQEYAQLLARKQQDVRGAKVLEPWDQDFYEDRLRAERYSFDSQAVRPYFEYGRVKAGVMDITSRIWGITYKPVKDARVWQQEVETYDVFDGDTLLGRIYLDMHPRDDKYKHAAQFDLVAGQAGKRYPEASLVCNFARPGELMTHDEVETFFHEFGHLLHAIFGGHLKWAGIAGTRVEWDFVETPSMLLQQWAGNPEVLKEFAKHHETNQPIPAEMVEKLRASKEFGQGLWARRQLFLSAVSLDYYSREPGFDTTEALVALQTKLSPFKHEHRDGTHFEVAFGHLDGYSAAYYTYLWSSVIAKDLETEFQKKGFLDQETAMKYRRTVLEPGGSKPAAGLVKDFLGREYGFDAYRAYLDAK